A stretch of the Capsicum annuum cultivar UCD-10X-F1 chromosome 8, UCD10Xv1.1, whole genome shotgun sequence genome encodes the following:
- the LOC107839693 gene encoding ribosomal RNA small subunit methyltransferase translates to MAGGKMKKDKPQRGSSAAGAASNPHFQGGISFHKSKGQHILKNPLLVDSIVQKAGIKSTDVILEIGPGTGNLTKKLLEAGKSVIAVELDPRMVLELQRRFQGTPLSNRLKVIQGDVLKCDLPYFDICVANIPYQISSPLTFKLLAHRPLFRAAVIMFQREFAMRLVAQPGDPLYCRLSVNTQLLARVSHLLKVGKNNFRPPPKVDSSVVRIEPRGPLAPVNFKEWDGLVRICFNRKNKTIGSIFRQKSVLSILEKNYRTLQALQLTEKAPSDDMEMALDVSTLGETLGDLSMDDDGNDDDDMEMDDGDAKRADFKEKVLAVLKEGKFEEKRSSKLAQADFMHLLSLFNKAGIHFS, encoded by the exons ATGGCGGGAGGAAAGATGAAGAAAGACAAGCCTCAACGAGGCTCATCAGCCGCCGGTGCTGCCTCAAATCCTCACTTTCAGGGAGGAATATCGTTTCACAAGTCGAAAGGTCAGCACATTCTGAAAAATCCGTTATTGGTTGATTCTATTGTCCAAAAAGCGGGAATTAAATCGACTGATGTTATTCTCGAAATTGGTCCTGGTACTGGTAACCTTACTAAGAAGCTTCTAGAAGCCGGAAAGTCTGTTATTGCTGTTGAGCTTGATCCTCGTATGGTTCTCGAATTGCAACGAAGGTTTCAGGGAACTCCTTTATCTAATCGACTAAAG GTTATTCAAGGGGATGTTCTCAAGTGTGATCTCCCTTACTTCGACATATGTGTGGCTAACATCCCATATCAAATATCATCTCCTCTTACCTTCAAATTATTGGCTCATAGGCCTTTATTCAGAGCTGCAGTAATAATGTTTCAGAGAGAATTTGCTATGAGGCTTGTTGCTCAACCTGGTGATCCTCTTTATTGCCGCCTTTCTGTGAACACCCAGCTATTGGCCCGAGTATCACATTTATTGAAGGTAGGAAAGAATAATTTCAGGCCACCACCAAAGGTTGATTCTTCTGTAGTTAGAATTGAGCCTAGGGGACCACTTGCTCCTGTCAATTTTAAGGAGTGGGATGGTTTGGTCAGGATCTGTTTCAACCGGAAAAACAAAACTATAGGTTCTATTTTTAGACAAAAGTCCGTGCTCTCCATACTGGAAAAGAACTATAGAACTTTGCAAGCATTACAACTCACCGAGAAAGCTCCGTCAGATGATATGGAAATGGCTTTGGATGTATCTACCTTGGGAGAGACCTTAGGAGACTTGAGTATGGATGACGATGGAAATGATGACGACGATATGGAGATGGATGATGGTGATGCTAAAAGAGCAGACTTCAAAGAGAAAGTTTTGGCAGTGCTGAAGGAAGGGAAgtttgaggagaagagatcttccAAGCTCGCACAAGCAGATTTCATGCATCTCCTTTCTCTCTTTAACAAAGCTGGAATTCATTTTTCTTGA